From Triticum aestivum cultivar Chinese Spring chromosome 4A, IWGSC CS RefSeq v2.1, whole genome shotgun sequence, a single genomic window includes:
- the LOC123084616 gene encoding desmethyl-deoxy-podophyllotoxin synthase, translating to MELFTLPYYSYHLALCILLALLYHAVLRAAAAAATRRPRPKLPPGPWQLPIIGSLHHLLRGLPHHIMRDLSLRHGPLMLLRVCEREAIVVSSAEAAREIYKGNEAAFSTRLSSPGIDEHSRHGQGIVFAPYGDHWRLLRRILVTELLSARRVEAFRRIREEEAARLLSSLQAEATSDGRLVDIGQRLEEFVTDSVVRAIFGDRLPDRATILRIVKQGVDLSSIFDLRDLFPSSWLVRLVRRRRGKAERQREEVLNVMDSILKSHEERRAARDGDDEHEQDMVHALLRIQKDANTPVSLTHGVIRTLLIEVFGAALDTTATTLQWAMAELMANPRVMRRVQSEVDCALAGQAIVQEVALKSMQYLRAVIKETLRLHPPATLLARVCVGDCKIQGYDVTRGMIVLTNTWAICRDPKYWDEPDKFMPERFEGEGVPDLRGMDFEFTPFGVGRRICPGIEFAYANLEIALASLLYHFNWELPLGVEPGEVDMTEEFGVTARRKVNLFVRPIIRVPLR from the exons ATGGAGCTCTTCACGCTGCCATACTACTCGTACCACTTGGCCCTATGCATCTTGTTAGCTCTCCTCTACCATGCCGTcctacgcgccgccgccgccgctgccaccaggCGTCCCCGCCCGAAGCTGCCTCCCGGTCCGTGGCAGCTTCCCATCATCGGCAGCCTGCACCACCTGTTGCGCGGGCTCCCACACCACATCATGCGCGACCTCTCCCTCCGCCATGGCCCGCTGATGCTGCTCCGCGTGTGCGAGCGCGAGGCCATCGTCGTCTCCTCCGCCGAGGCCGCGAGGGAGATCTACAAGGGTAACGAGGCCGCCTTCTCGACGCGGCTAAGCAGCCCGGGCATCGACGAGCACTCGAGGCACGGCCAGGGGATCGTCTTCGCGCCCTACGGCGACCACTGGCGGCTTCTCCGCCGGATCCTGGTGACGGAGCTGCTCAGCGCGCGGCGCGTCGAGGCGTTCCGACGGATccgcgaggaggaggcggcgcgccTGCTCTCGTCGCTTCAGGCTGAGGCGACGTCCGACGGTCGACTCGTCGACATCGGCCAGCGGCTGGAAGAGTTCGTGACAGACTCGGTAGTGCGTGCCATCTTTGGGGACAGGCTGCCCGATAGGGCCACGATTCTGAGGATCGTCAAGCAAGGAGTGGACCTGTCATCGATTTTTGATCTTCGAGACCTCTTCCCTTCGTCGTGGCTAGTTCGActcgtgcgccgccgccgcggcaagGCGGAGCGGCAGCGTGAGGAGGTGTTGAACGTTATGGACAGCATCCTCAAGAGTCACGAGGAGAGGAGGGCAGCCAGAGATGGAGATGACGAGCACGAGCAGGACATGGTCCATGCGTTACTCAGGATCCAAAAAGATGCCAATACGCCAGTTTCCCTGACCCACGGAGTCATAAGGACACTCCTCATA GAAGTCTTTGGTGCAGCACTTGACACCACAGCTACTACTCTACAATGGGCGATGGCTGAACTAATGGCCAACCCAAGGGTGATGCGGCGCGTGCAGTCTGAGGTAGATTGTGCTCTCGCAGGACAGGCTATAGTACAAGAGGTCGCACTAAAGAGCATGCAATACCTCAGGGCAGTTATTAAAGAGACCTTGCGACTACACCCTCCTGCCACGCTCTTGGCTAGAGTGTGTGTGGGAGACTGCAAGATTCAAGGATATGATGTAACACGAGGAATGATTGTGCTTACCAACACATGGGCAATCTGTAGGGACCCCAAGTATTGGGATGAGCCGGACAAGTTCATGCCAGAGAGGTTCGAAGGCGAGGGTGTTCCCGACTTGAGAGGCATGGACTTCGAGTTCACTCCTTTCGGTGTTGGGCGGCGGATTTGCCCTGGGATTGAATTTGCGTATGCAAACCTTGAGATTGCTTTGGCTAGCCTTCTTTACCATTTTAACTGGGAGCTGCCTCTCGGAGTTGAACCAGGTGAAGTAGACATGACAGAGGAGTTCGGAGTCACTGCTCGAAGAAAGGTCAACCTATTTGTGCGTCCAATTATTCGTGTTCCCCTTAGATGA